One genomic window of Prochlorococcus sp. MIT 0801 includes the following:
- a CDS encoding CAAD domain-containing protein yields the protein MSDVNPDSKDESKAGKSEGVNFSERYSDVMGKVNESLSKIDWTQMGKYGKAAGIIAVVVLAQVLIKVVIDTVNFFPILPGLLELLGIVVLGQWSWQNLTTSEKRTAVFDKVQNLKKEYLG from the coding sequence ATGTCTGATGTAAATCCTGATTCTAAAGATGAATCAAAGGCAGGGAAATCAGAAGGCGTTAATTTTTCAGAACGTTACAGTGATGTAATGGGAAAAGTTAATGAATCTTTGAGTAAAATTGATTGGACTCAGATGGGTAAGTATGGCAAGGCGGCAGGGATCATTGCCGTTGTTGTATTAGCTCAAGTTTTAATCAAGGTTGTTATCGATACAGTTAATTTTTTCCCAATTCTGCCTGGTTTGCTAGAACTTCTTGGAATTGTTGTTTTAGGCCAATGGAGTTGGCAGAACTTAACAACAAGTGAAAAAAGAACAGCTGTATTTGACAAAGTTCAAAATCTTAAGAAAGAGTACTTAGGATAA